A section of the Acidobacterium capsulatum ATCC 51196 genome encodes:
- a CDS encoding BglII/BstYI family type II restriction endonuclease has translation MFETATYDDPLVLDPAIRARWAFLETSSASAVLRSVCPAEWADIVSFLGSFRLDPSRWLVAGGNRGDIAKQIDGMFSERGWREIRVDLSTKAILKNKSEETVEELPAVYQEGYLVDNFKGRVALDVEWNAKDGNLDRDLSAYRAWHEAGVISAAVLITQDRIKLKELAERIWGDYQQTLPEDQRNRRLPIDLATSTTTNLEKAALRVRRGVMGTCPLLIVAAIPATWNQQPFTTG, from the coding sequence ATGTTTGAAACAGCCACATATGATGATCCGCTGGTGCTCGATCCTGCAATTCGAGCACGCTGGGCATTTCTCGAAACTAGTTCTGCCTCAGCAGTTCTTCGTTCTGTCTGTCCGGCAGAGTGGGCGGATATCGTTTCTTTCCTGGGTTCATTTCGCCTCGATCCGTCCCGCTGGCTGGTTGCAGGCGGAAATCGTGGCGACATCGCAAAGCAGATAGACGGTATGTTCAGTGAACGAGGCTGGCGTGAAATCCGGGTCGACCTCTCCACTAAGGCAATCCTGAAGAACAAATCAGAGGAGACGGTAGAGGAACTGCCTGCGGTGTATCAGGAAGGATATCTTGTTGACAACTTCAAGGGGCGAGTCGCGCTCGATGTTGAGTGGAATGCCAAGGATGGAAACCTAGACAGAGACCTGTCCGCCTATCGTGCGTGGCATGAGGCTGGTGTAATTTCCGCCGCAGTGCTTATCACTCAGGACAGGATCAAACTCAAAGAGCTTGCTGAACGGATATGGGGGGACTATCAGCAAACCCTTCCAGAAGATCAAAGGAATAGAAGACTACCCATTGACCTGGCAACATCCACAACAACTAACCTGGAAAAAGCTGCACTGCGCGTCCGTCGGGGAGTCATGGGTACATGCCCTCTTCTAATCGTCGCCGCAATACCCGCAACTTGGAACCAGCAGCCGTTTACGACAGGCTAG
- a CDS encoding sensor histidine kinase, giving the protein MPGSKPKRYPAFLAICMLLLLLALSMLNAFNLHFLHPQSAGEIYLFTAISIVSFLLLVTLIVLLARNILKLLADQQSRVLGSRLRSRMILGALILSFAPALFMFLFSYLLMNRSIDRWFSQPSTDLREASRSIAVELASYMSANARAEADSLASSPAFAAPPPGTASASAQKAREAAITQEMKRHRLTLQGGFVAIYEDAQLRAGYQLPARAQTASLHSWLEDSERDSREHATRPPALPLSLAILQAAQSSDDPILSAAGTEYALGAASLNNGGLIVVGLPVPAELPPNLDTLSAGARQYWAIYRQRRTIRSMYLLLLLMLTALVFFSSSWLALYLSKQITRPVEALADAMSEISQGHYYQRVTVNASQELGELVRSFNEMASDLEQSRLLADYYTQQLSTANQTLETRRNELETILETIPSAVLTLDAGRHVLGCNRAFAALFPAPGGTSREGAPLAGVIPAEVRDDVLELDRRARRMGLASTELELRRDGVTLNLALTMAAVRLGGHQRGAILVIENVTELLRAQRQVAWKEVAQRVAHEIKNPLTPVTLSAERIRRHNARNTPESQQVIERCCDIILSAAESVRRLVDQFGVLAEFPAAMPCPADLNNIAESAVLQFEDRLDGIRIEQHLADPLPPVMADAEALKRALANLIDNAAEAMHDSLLRVLSIETCLSETAGMAEIVIADTGSGLTEEMRERLFLPYFSTKQRGTGLGLTIAAKIVQDHGGTIRAEHNAPKGTRFVINLPLADAAPSTLTLPHDTAAAKTSGWPAGEIDQA; this is encoded by the coding sequence TTGCCTGGATCAAAACCAAAACGCTATCCGGCCTTTCTGGCCATCTGCATGCTGCTGCTGCTGCTGGCGCTGAGCATGCTCAATGCCTTTAACCTGCACTTTCTGCACCCCCAATCGGCGGGCGAAATCTACCTGTTCACCGCGATCTCCATTGTCAGCTTTCTGCTGCTGGTCACGCTCATCGTGCTGCTGGCCCGCAACATTCTCAAGCTGCTGGCCGATCAGCAGAGCCGCGTGCTGGGCTCGCGGTTGCGCTCGCGCATGATTCTGGGCGCGCTCATCCTCTCATTCGCGCCCGCGCTCTTCATGTTTCTCTTCAGCTACCTGCTGATGAACCGCTCCATTGACCGATGGTTCTCGCAGCCCTCCACCGATCTGCGCGAGGCCTCGCGCTCCATTGCAGTGGAGCTGGCCAGCTACATGAGCGCCAACGCGCGCGCCGAGGCGGACTCGCTCGCCAGTTCGCCAGCCTTCGCCGCTCCGCCGCCGGGAACCGCCTCCGCCAGTGCACAAAAGGCCCGCGAAGCCGCCATCACCCAGGAGATGAAGCGCCACCGCCTCACGCTGCAGGGCGGCTTTGTCGCCATTTATGAGGATGCGCAATTGCGCGCCGGCTACCAGTTGCCCGCGCGGGCGCAGACGGCCTCTCTGCACTCCTGGCTCGAAGACTCCGAACGAGACTCCCGGGAACACGCCACGCGCCCCCCCGCGCTGCCGCTCTCCCTGGCCATTCTGCAGGCGGCTCAGAGCAGCGACGACCCAATTCTGAGCGCGGCCGGCACGGAGTACGCCTTAGGAGCGGCCAGCCTCAACAACGGCGGCCTCATCGTGGTCGGCCTGCCCGTGCCCGCCGAACTGCCGCCCAATCTTGACACCCTCAGCGCCGGAGCACGCCAGTATTGGGCCATCTACCGCCAGCGGCGCACCATTCGCAGTATGTATCTGCTGCTGTTACTCATGCTGACGGCGCTGGTGTTTTTCTCCAGCAGTTGGCTCGCGCTCTACCTCTCCAAGCAGATCACCCGCCCCGTCGAGGCCCTCGCCGACGCCATGAGCGAGATCAGCCAGGGCCACTACTACCAGCGTGTCACCGTCAACGCCTCGCAGGAGCTGGGTGAGCTGGTCCGCTCCTTTAACGAAATGGCCTCTGACCTCGAGCAGAGCCGCCTGCTCGCCGACTACTATACGCAGCAGCTCTCCACCGCCAACCAGACGCTCGAAACACGCCGCAACGAGCTCGAGACCATTCTTGAAACCATTCCCAGCGCCGTGCTCACGCTCGATGCCGGGCGTCATGTGCTGGGCTGCAACCGCGCCTTTGCCGCGCTCTTTCCCGCACCGGGCGGCACCAGCCGGGAAGGCGCGCCGCTCGCCGGGGTCATTCCCGCCGAGGTGCGCGACGACGTGCTCGAGCTCGACCGCCGCGCCCGCCGCATGGGCCTCGCCAGCACCGAGCTGGAGCTGCGCCGCGACGGCGTCACCCTCAATCTCGCCCTCACCATGGCCGCCGTCAGGCTGGGCGGCCATCAGCGCGGCGCGATTCTGGTGATTGAAAACGTCACCGAACTCTTGCGCGCGCAGCGCCAGGTCGCGTGGAAGGAAGTCGCGCAGCGCGTCGCGCACGAAATCAAAAATCCGCTCACGCCCGTCACCCTCTCGGCGGAACGCATCCGGCGGCACAACGCGCGCAACACGCCCGAGTCCCAGCAGGTCATCGAGCGCTGCTGCGACATCATTCTGAGCGCCGCCGAGTCCGTGCGGCGTCTCGTGGACCAGTTCGGCGTCCTCGCCGAGTTCCCCGCCGCCATGCCTTGCCCCGCCGACCTCAACAACATTGCCGAGAGCGCCGTGCTGCAGTTTGAAGACCGCCTCGACGGCATCCGCATCGAGCAGCACCTGGCGGACCCGCTGCCACCCGTCATGGCCGACGCCGAGGCCCTCAAGCGCGCGCTCGCCAACCTCATCGACAACGCCGCCGAGGCCATGCATGACAGCCTGCTGCGCGTGCTCTCGATTGAAACCTGCCTCAGCGAGACCGCAGGCATGGCCGAAATCGTCATCGCCGACACCGGCTCCGGCCTCACCGAGGAGATGCGCGAGCGGCTCTTCCTGCCCTACTTCTCCACCAAGCAGCGCGGCACCGGCCTCGGCCTCACCATCGCCGCAAAAATCGTGCAGGACCACGGCGGCACCATTCGCGCCGAGCACAACGCGCCCAAGGGCACGCGCTTTGTCATCAACCTGCCGCTGGCCGACGCCGCGCCATCTACACTGACACTGCCGCACGACACCGCAGCGGCAAAGACCAGCGGCTGGCCCGCAGGAGAGATCGACCAGGCATGA
- a CDS encoding aldehyde dehydrogenase family protein, with protein MATKSYQNLIGGRWVPARSGKTFLNVNPANHDDVVGEFALSGAEDVADAVEAAEEAYKTWRLTPAPKRAEILYRTGELLTQRKEEYARAMTREMGKVLSETRGDVQEAIDTAFYMAGEGRRLFGQTTPSELQNKFAMSVRMPVGVVGMIAPWNFPMAIPSWKLFPALVCGNTCVIKPAEDTPLSTIHLVETLIDAGLPAGVVNIVTGYGPEAGAPIVEHPGVRAVSFTGSSEVGRIVGQNAAARFKPCSLEMGGKNAMIVLADANLDLALEGALWGAFGTTGQRCTATSRIIVDKAVAGEFTARLVERAKSLRVGDGLDEAIQMGPQVNQQQIETSANYCAIAKAEGAELLCGGERLTGGAHARGTFFAPTVVGRVKPGMRIAQEEVFGPVVSVIECDGFDDAVKIANGIQYGLSTALYSRDVNLAFRAMRDLEAGITYINAPTIGAEVHLPFGGVKQTGNGHREGGTGALDFYTTWKSVYVDYSDKLQRAQIDNAD; from the coding sequence GTGGCGACCAAGTCTTATCAGAATCTGATCGGCGGCCGGTGGGTTCCGGCCCGCAGCGGCAAGACCTTTCTCAATGTGAATCCGGCGAACCACGACGACGTGGTGGGCGAGTTTGCGCTCTCGGGCGCCGAAGACGTGGCCGACGCCGTCGAGGCCGCCGAGGAGGCCTACAAGACCTGGCGGCTGACGCCCGCGCCCAAGAGGGCAGAGATTCTCTACCGCACCGGCGAGCTGCTCACCCAGCGCAAAGAGGAGTATGCCCGCGCCATGACCCGCGAAATGGGCAAGGTGCTGAGTGAGACGCGTGGCGACGTGCAGGAGGCCATCGACACGGCCTTTTACATGGCCGGCGAGGGCCGCCGCCTCTTTGGCCAGACCACCCCGTCTGAGCTGCAGAACAAATTCGCCATGTCCGTGCGCATGCCCGTGGGCGTGGTGGGCATGATCGCGCCCTGGAACTTCCCCATGGCGATTCCCTCGTGGAAGCTCTTCCCTGCCCTGGTCTGCGGCAACACCTGCGTCATCAAGCCGGCGGAAGACACGCCGCTCTCGACCATCCATCTCGTCGAAACGCTCATCGACGCCGGACTGCCCGCAGGCGTCGTGAACATCGTCACCGGCTACGGCCCCGAGGCGGGCGCACCGATCGTCGAGCACCCCGGCGTGCGCGCCGTCTCCTTCACCGGATCAAGCGAGGTAGGCCGCATCGTCGGGCAGAACGCGGCGGCGCGCTTCAAGCCCTGCTCGCTCGAAATGGGCGGCAAAAACGCCATGATCGTGCTGGCCGATGCCAATCTTGACCTCGCGCTTGAGGGCGCGCTGTGGGGCGCGTTCGGCACGACCGGGCAGCGCTGCACCGCGACCAGCCGCATCATTGTGGACAAGGCCGTGGCAGGCGAATTTACAGCGCGGCTGGTGGAGCGGGCGAAGAGTCTTCGCGTCGGCGACGGCCTCGACGAAGCCATCCAGATGGGCCCGCAGGTGAACCAGCAGCAGATCGAGACCTCGGCAAACTACTGCGCCATCGCCAAAGCAGAGGGCGCGGAGCTGCTCTGCGGCGGCGAGCGGCTCACCGGCGGCGCGCATGCCAGGGGCACCTTCTTCGCTCCCACCGTGGTTGGCCGGGTGAAGCCGGGCATGCGCATCGCGCAGGAAGAGGTCTTCGGGCCGGTGGTGAGCGTCATCGAGTGCGACGGCTTTGACGATGCCGTAAAGATCGCCAACGGCATCCAGTACGGGCTTTCGACCGCGCTCTACTCGCGCGACGTAAACCTGGCCTTCCGGGCCATGCGCGATCTCGAGGCCGGCATCACCTACATCAACGCGCCCACCATCGGCGCGGAGGTCCACCTGCCCTTTGGCGGCGTGAAGCAGACCGGCAACGGGCACCGCGAGGGCGGCACGGGCGCGCTCGACTTCTACACCACCTGGAAGTCCGTCTACGTGGACTACTCGGACAAACTGCAGCGCGCGCAGATTGACAACGCAGACTAG
- a CDS encoding sigma-54-dependent transcriptional regulator, which translates to MNHILIVDDEAEIRQSLEEILKEEGYIVTTAATATEARTLLHDAAYDVMLLDIWLPDGDGLDVLANAQTLGTDSRPEVIVISGHANIATAVKATKLGAFDFLEKPLLLERTLIVVKNAMEAKRLQSDNLEFRRQLALEQHVSGESVAAKALRQQIALMAPTNGRVLIYGESGAGKEVIARAIHAGSLRRERVFVELNCAAIPEDFIEAELFGYRNAAVAGGPNEKRGTFERASGGTLFLDEVGDMSLKTQAKVLRVLDEQSFVPIGATQPLQVDVRVIAATNKNLEDEIAKGNFREDLFYRLNVIPFFVPPLRDRREDIPVLVSEFLLGFGREYGRTHVEISRDAVDALMQYHWPGNVRELRNMVERVLILNPQVRRIEKKHLPVLAQRTAHKQEDFQSLQHAREAYERDYILRKIEECKGNISRAAEVLGLERSHLYRKMKTLGIGVRE; encoded by the coding sequence ATGAACCACATTCTCATCGTCGATGACGAGGCCGAGATCCGGCAGTCGCTCGAAGAAATCCTCAAGGAAGAAGGCTACATCGTCACCACGGCGGCCACCGCCACCGAGGCGCGCACCCTGCTGCACGACGCGGCCTATGACGTGATGCTGCTCGACATCTGGCTGCCTGACGGCGACGGCCTCGACGTGCTGGCCAACGCGCAGACGCTCGGCACCGATTCGCGGCCTGAGGTCATCGTCATCTCCGGCCATGCCAACATCGCCACGGCCGTGAAGGCAACCAAGCTCGGCGCATTCGACTTTCTTGAGAAGCCGCTGCTGCTGGAGCGCACGCTCATCGTGGTGAAAAACGCGATGGAAGCCAAGCGCCTGCAGAGCGACAACCTGGAGTTCCGCCGCCAGCTCGCGCTCGAGCAGCACGTCTCCGGCGAAAGCGTCGCGGCCAAGGCGCTGCGGCAGCAGATCGCGCTCATGGCGCCCACCAACGGCCGCGTGCTCATCTATGGCGAGTCGGGCGCGGGCAAAGAGGTCATCGCGCGCGCCATTCACGCTGGCAGCCTGCGCCGCGAGCGCGTCTTTGTCGAGCTGAACTGCGCCGCCATCCCAGAGGACTTCATCGAGGCCGAGCTCTTCGGCTACCGCAACGCCGCCGTCGCCGGCGGCCCCAACGAGAAGCGCGGCACCTTTGAGCGCGCCAGCGGCGGCACGCTCTTTCTAGACGAAGTGGGCGACATGAGCCTCAAGACGCAGGCCAAGGTGCTGCGCGTGCTCGATGAGCAGAGCTTTGTGCCCATCGGCGCCACGCAGCCGCTGCAGGTGGACGTGCGCGTCATCGCCGCCACCAACAAGAACCTGGAAGACGAGATCGCCAAGGGCAACTTTCGCGAAGACCTCTTCTACCGGCTCAACGTGATTCCCTTCTTCGTGCCGCCGCTGCGCGACCGCCGCGAAGACATCCCCGTGCTGGTGTCGGAGTTTCTGCTGGGCTTTGGCCGCGAGTACGGCCGCACGCATGTCGAGATCAGCCGCGACGCCGTGGACGCGCTCATGCAATACCACTGGCCCGGCAACGTGCGCGAGCTGCGCAACATGGTCGAGCGCGTGCTCATCCTCAACCCGCAGGTGCGCCGCATTGAGAAGAAACACCTGCCCGTGCTCGCCCAGCGCACCGCCCACAAGCAGGAGGACTTCCAAAGCCTGCAACACGCCCGCGAAGCCTACGAGCGCGACTACATCCTGCGCAAAATTGAGGAGTGCAAAGGCAACATCAGCCGCGCCGCCGAGGTGCTCGGCCTGGAGCGGTCGCACCTCTACCGCAAGATGAAGACCCTGGGGATTGGGGTGCGGGAATGA
- a CDS encoding ribbon-helix-helix domain-containing protein yields the protein MVARKLNNEPSTRTSVTLPVQVYSSLEIIAKQKKVTVAWVIRDAAEKYVAEQWPLFAGASHE from the coding sequence ATGGTGGCGCGCAAACTCAACAACGAGCCTTCTACGCGAACCTCGGTAACCCTGCCTGTGCAGGTGTATTCGTCACTTGAGATCATTGCGAAACAGAAGAAGGTCACCGTCGCTTGGGTGATTAGGGACGCAGCAGAAAAATACGTTGCGGAACAATGGCCACTATTTGCGGGCGCGAGTCATGAATAG
- the ald gene encoding alanine dehydrogenase: protein MIIGVPKEVKDHESRVGITPAGAKELTAAGHKVLVETRAGELSAFTDDEYQAAGAEIAGNAAEVWGHAEMVVKVKEPVEKEYIFFREGLVLFTYLHLAPLPVLTDQLLKKKVTGIAYETIRDRHNTLPLLTPMSEVAGRMSVQVGASYLEKERGGRGLLLGGVPGVPPANVCIIGGGIVGTNAAKIALGMGAKVTLVDLNLNRLRELDDIFNGRLYTLASNSYNVAQAVREADLVIGGVLIPGAAAPKIVTREMVSQMKKGAVIVDVAIDQGGCIETARPTTHSDPAYEVDGVVHYCVTNMPAAVPNTSTLALTNATFPYVMRLARLGAKAAILEDRGLSDGVNTYNGVLTCEPVAVSQNKDWEGILSLLQ, encoded by the coding sequence ATGATTATCGGAGTACCCAAGGAAGTCAAAGACCACGAGAGCCGCGTCGGCATTACGCCGGCCGGCGCCAAAGAGCTGACCGCCGCCGGCCACAAGGTGCTGGTGGAGACCCGCGCGGGCGAGCTGTCGGCCTTCACCGACGACGAGTACCAGGCCGCCGGCGCTGAAATAGCCGGCAACGCCGCCGAGGTATGGGGCCACGCCGAGATGGTGGTCAAGGTCAAGGAGCCCGTCGAGAAGGAGTACATCTTCTTCCGCGAGGGGCTGGTGCTGTTCACCTATCTGCATCTGGCTCCGCTGCCGGTGCTGACTGATCAGCTTCTCAAGAAGAAGGTCACCGGCATCGCCTATGAGACGATTCGTGACCGGCACAACACGCTGCCGCTGCTCACGCCCATGTCCGAAGTGGCGGGCCGCATGTCCGTGCAGGTGGGCGCTTCCTATCTTGAAAAAGAGCGCGGCGGCCGCGGGCTGCTGCTCGGCGGCGTTCCGGGCGTACCCCCGGCCAACGTGTGCATCATTGGCGGCGGCATCGTCGGCACCAACGCCGCGAAGATCGCCCTCGGCATGGGAGCCAAGGTCACCCTGGTAGACCTGAACCTCAACCGCCTGCGCGAGCTGGACGACATCTTCAACGGCCGCCTCTACACGCTCGCCTCCAACAGCTACAACGTGGCGCAGGCCGTGCGTGAGGCCGATCTGGTGATCGGCGGCGTGCTGATTCCCGGCGCAGCCGCGCCGAAGATCGTGACCCGCGAGATGGTTTCACAAATGAAGAAGGGCGCGGTCATTGTCGATGTGGCCATCGATCAGGGCGGCTGCATTGAGACGGCCCGGCCCACCACGCACAGCGACCCCGCCTACGAGGTAGACGGTGTCGTCCACTACTGCGTCACCAACATGCCGGCGGCGGTGCCGAACACCTCCACGCTCGCGCTCACCAACGCCACCTTCCCCTACGTGATGCGGCTGGCCCGTCTGGGCGCCAAGGCCGCCATTCTGGAAGACCGCGGCCTCAGCGACGGCGTGAACACCTACAACGGCGTGCTGACCTGCGAGCCGGTCGCCGTGTCGCAGAACAAGGACTGGGAAGGCATCCTGTCGCTGCTGCAGTAA
- a CDS encoding acyltransferase family protein, which yields MTQIRTVSFHQSRASVNLDLLRALAAFLVLVSHWRALLFIDFPEIASHKLRALLAVPYVLTGAGHQAVIIFFVLSGFLIGSSVWRKTGQKRWDWRDYLLHRLTRLWLVLIPALVLCALWDAIGLHSHAATLLYTGQVSNHVTSNVQQRHNWGTFFGNLFFLQDTVTHTFGSDGPLWSLANEFWYYLLFPCAIIALRPGSGWARRLTHAALFLVMAVFLSRSILLLFPVWLAGAALAFFPLPQIPARMRPIIIAAYVPVFFFLAKVHGLNGTVSDYLLTLATIPLMLALLSYRIEAKPSTEVAVSRRAAGFSYTLYLVHVPFLTLLTALLLHDHRWQPTWAHLGFALCLLLAATGYAYLLASVTEFHTEKVRDFVKARLNFLFPAQSVATK from the coding sequence ATGACCCAGATTCGAACAGTTTCGTTCCATCAAAGCCGAGCTTCGGTCAATCTCGACCTGCTGCGCGCTCTGGCCGCATTCCTGGTCCTGGTCTCGCATTGGCGGGCGCTGCTGTTCATCGACTTTCCCGAGATTGCCTCGCACAAACTGCGCGCGCTGCTGGCTGTGCCGTATGTGCTCACGGGCGCGGGCCATCAGGCCGTCATCATCTTTTTTGTGTTGAGCGGATTTCTCATTGGCAGCAGCGTCTGGCGCAAGACAGGCCAGAAACGTTGGGACTGGCGTGATTATCTGCTGCATCGCCTCACGCGGCTGTGGCTCGTGCTGATTCCCGCGCTGGTGCTCTGCGCCCTGTGGGATGCTATCGGCCTGCACAGCCACGCGGCCACGCTGCTCTATACGGGCCAGGTGTCCAATCATGTGACTTCCAACGTGCAGCAACGGCACAACTGGGGCACTTTTTTCGGCAACCTCTTTTTCCTGCAGGACACGGTGACCCATACCTTCGGATCGGACGGGCCGCTGTGGAGTTTGGCGAACGAGTTCTGGTATTACCTGCTCTTTCCCTGCGCCATTATCGCGCTGCGCCCGGGAAGCGGCTGGGCCCGCCGCCTGACGCACGCCGCGCTTTTTCTGGTGATGGCCGTCTTTCTGTCGCGCTCCATTCTGCTGCTTTTTCCGGTCTGGCTGGCCGGGGCGGCGCTGGCGTTCTTTCCGCTGCCGCAGATCCCTGCGCGGATGCGCCCCATCATCATCGCGGCCTATGTGCCTGTCTTTTTCTTTCTGGCGAAGGTCCACGGACTGAATGGCACGGTGTCGGACTATCTGCTGACGCTCGCGACCATTCCGTTGATGCTGGCCCTGCTCAGCTACCGTATCGAGGCCAAGCCCTCGACCGAAGTTGCCGTCAGCCGCCGGGCTGCCGGGTTCTCGTACACGCTTTACCTGGTGCATGTGCCGTTTTTGACTCTGCTCACGGCGCTGCTGCTGCATGACCATCGCTGGCAGCCGACGTGGGCGCACCTGGGTTTTGCGCTGTGCCTGCTGCTGGCCGCGACCGGCTATGCTTACCTGCTGGCCAGCGTCACGGAGTTCCATACGGAAAAGGTGCGCGACTTTGTGAAGGCGCGCCTGAATTTTCTATTCCCGGCGCAGTCAGTCGCTACAAAATAA
- a CDS encoding MT-A70 family methyltransferase, giving the protein MLPIYQFSPAGEDLLNTAAGRRFGTILADPPWQFQNRTGKVAPEHKRLSRYGTMTLDEIKELPVAPVSADTAHLYLWVPNALLPEGLEVMRAWGFQYKSNLVWHKIRKDGGSDGRGVGFYFRNVTELILFGVRGKNARTLQPGRTQVNYLSSRKREHSRKPDEQYDIIEACSPGPFLELFARGDRKKWVSWGNQADDSYEPTWKTYANHSRAEVPVAGD; this is encoded by the coding sequence GTGCTTCCGATCTATCAGTTTTCGCCGGCTGGCGAGGATTTGCTGAACACGGCGGCCGGACGGCGCTTCGGGACGATTCTTGCAGACCCACCGTGGCAATTCCAGAACCGGACGGGCAAAGTTGCGCCGGAACACAAGCGCCTCAGCCGTTACGGAACGATGACGCTCGACGAGATAAAAGAACTTCCTGTTGCGCCAGTTTCGGCGGATACCGCGCATCTGTATCTTTGGGTACCTAACGCCTTGCTCCCTGAAGGTCTGGAAGTGATGCGGGCATGGGGATTCCAGTACAAAAGCAATCTGGTATGGCACAAGATCCGCAAAGATGGCGGGTCAGACGGTCGTGGTGTCGGCTTTTATTTCAGGAATGTTACTGAATTGATCTTATTCGGAGTGCGTGGAAAGAATGCGCGCACGCTGCAACCGGGACGTACGCAAGTGAACTATTTGAGCAGTCGCAAGAGAGAGCATTCCCGGAAGCCAGACGAGCAATACGACATCATCGAGGCTTGTAGCCCGGGACCTTTCCTTGAGCTGTTTGCCCGAGGTGATCGCAAAAAATGGGTATCTTGGGGAAACCAAGCCGACGACTCCTACGAGCCTACCTGGAAAACTTATGCTAACCACTCGCGCGCAGAAGTTCCTGTGGCTGGAGACTAG